In the Engystomops pustulosus chromosome 2, aEngPut4.maternal, whole genome shotgun sequence genome, one interval contains:
- the ORMDL2 gene encoding ORM1-like protein 2 codes for MNVGVAHSEVNPNTRVLNSRGIWLAYIILVGFLHIILLSFPFFSVPVVWTLTNVIHNLVMYLFLHTVKGTPFETPDQGKARLLTHWEQMDYGIQFTSSRKFLTITPIVLYLLASFYTKYDAVHFLINTLSLLSVLLPKLPQFHGVRIFGINKY; via the exons ATGAATGTTGGGGTGGCACATAGTGAGGTGAACCCCAATACACGGGTGTTGAATAGTCGTGGAATATGGCTGGCCTACATTATATTAGTAGGCTTTCTGCACATTATCCTCTTGAGCTTTCCCTTCTTCAGCGTTCCTGTTGTTTGGACCTTGACTAATGTTATACACAATCTT GTAATGTACCTGTTCCTGCATACAGTGAAAGGCACTCCTTTTGAGACCCCTGACCAGGGTAAAGCACGACTCCTGACTCATTGGGAGCAGATGGACTATGGAATCCAATTCACTTCTTCCCGCAAGTTTCTGACCATAACACCAATTGTTTT ATACCTGCTCGCCAGCTTCTACACCAAATATGATGCGGTCCATTTCCTTATCAACACCTTGTCACTGCTCAGTGTCCTCCTTCCCAAACTCCCCCAGTTCCATGGAGTGCGGATCTTTGGGATTAACAAATACTGA